Proteins encoded by one window of Lactobacillus sp. ESL0684:
- a CDS encoding SPFH domain-containing protein produces the protein MLKAIIIILLICVLLSGFRVVPQNNEGLIETLGKYSRTVKAGFVFIIPLVQHIRRVSLAMFPAEISKYSIITKDNAEITTSLTLNYLVTDSYKYFYNNTDSVKSMVELIRGHLRDIIGRMDLNDALGSTSEINAQLSDAIGDLTDIYGIRVVRVNIDELLPSTEIQKAMDKQLTADREKIAAIEKAEGEAKNIELTTKAKNEALVATAKANAEAVKTRADAEAYRIAKLQASLADASDGYFKNQSLDSFNNLATGPNNLIVVDKDDITNLGKIPATAKVWQQTEDK, from the coding sequence ATGCTTAAAGCTATTATAATAATTTTATTAATTTGTGTGTTGCTATCTGGCTTTCGAGTTGTTCCACAAAACAATGAGGGACTGATTGAAACGCTTGGCAAGTATTCTAGAACCGTTAAGGCTGGCTTTGTTTTCATCATTCCATTAGTCCAACATATTCGCCGTGTATCTTTGGCAATGTTTCCAGCAGAAATATCCAAATATTCAATTATCACTAAAGACAATGCAGAAATCACAACTAGTCTAACTTTAAATTACCTAGTTACTGATTCATATAAATACTTTTACAATAACACTGATTCTGTTAAATCGATGGTTGAATTAATTAGAGGTCACTTGCGTGATATTATTGGGCGGATGGATCTTAATGATGCCTTGGGCTCAACTAGCGAGATCAACGCCCAGTTGTCAGATGCAATTGGTGATTTGACTGACATTTATGGGATTCGTGTTGTTAGGGTCAATATTGATGAGCTCTTGCCAAGTACTGAAATTCAAAAGGCAATGGACAAACAACTAACTGCTGATCGTGAAAAGATTGCTGCGATTGAAAAAGCTGAAGGTGAAGCAAAAAACATTGAACTGACTACTAAAGCTAAAAATGAGGCGCTAGTTGCCACAGCTAAAGCTAATGCCGAAGCGGTCAAAACTAGAGCAGACGCAGAAGCTTACCGAATTGCTAAACTGCAAGCAAGTTTAGCCGATGCAAGCGATGGTTATTTTAAGAATCAAAGTTTAGATAGTTTCAATAACTTGGCCACAGGGCCAAATAATTTAATTGTTGTTGATAAAGACGATATTACCAATCTAGGCAAGATCCCAGCTACCGCAAAGGTATGGCAACAAACAGAAGATAAATAG